In Primulina eburnea isolate SZY01 chromosome 3, ASM2296580v1, whole genome shotgun sequence, one DNA window encodes the following:
- the LOC140827737 gene encoding aspartic proteinase 36 isoform X1, which yields MDSRLHSILLFLAVVDFLASAYGGGVGGGGVGVIEVTYKFPGSDRSLSALRAHDVVRHLAILAGVDIPLGGTGRPDSIGLYYAKIGIGTPSKDYYVQVDTGSDITWVNCIQCHECPRRGYHGIELTLYNPNGSSTGKLVSCDNDFCKEIGGGSFSGCTKNASCFYTEVYGDGSYSMGYFVEDVVIYDRVSGDLQTTSANGSVIFGCGARQSGDLGSSDDALDGILGFGKSNSSMISQLAASRRVKKMFAHCLDGVNGGGIFAIGHVVQPQVNTTPLVPNQPHYSVNMTAIQVGLDILNLTTDVHMINDKKGAIIDSGTTLAYLPQEIYVPLVKQILSWQPDLNLQILHDQYTCFDHSGSLDDDFPPVVFHFENSLLLKVYPHEYLFTFEDLTCIGWQNSREKSNITLLGDLVLSNKLILYDLENQAIGWTEYNCSSTIKLKDELTGSVHLVGAHSISHSSSLSVRVLFFLLMALLHSLLFPPIL from the exons ATGGATTCGCGCCTCCACTCGATACTTCTCTTTCTGGCAGTCGTCGATTTCCTCGCGTCTGCATACGGAGGCGGCGTTGGTGGCGGTGGAGTGGGGGTGATTGAAGTGACTTACAAATTTCCCGGCTCTGATCGGAGCCTCAGTGCCCTAAGAGCACACGACGTCGTTCGCCACCTCGCAATTCTAGCCGGCGTTGATATTCCGCTTGGAGGAACCGGCCGTCCCGACTCCATTGG GCTTTACTACGCTAAAATAGGGATAGGAACGCCTTCAAAGGATTATTATGTTCAAGTTGATACTGGAAGTGATATAACATGGGTTAATTGCATTCAGTGCCACGAGTGCCCCCGAAGAGGCTACCATGGC ATAGAACTTACCCTTTACAATCCCAATGGCTCTTCGACTGGGAAACTGGTATCATGTGATAATGATTTTTGTAAAGAGATAGGAGGAGGTTCCTTCTCTGGTTGCACTAAAAATGCGTCATGTTTCTATACCGAGGTTTATGGAGACGGAAGTTATAGTATGGGATACTTTGTAGAGGATGTTGTCATTTATGATCGAGTCTCTGGCGATCTACAAACAACGTCAGCAAATGGGAGTGTTATTTTTGG ATGTGGTGCTAGACAATCTGGGGATCTAGGATCTTCAGATGATGCACTTGATGGGATATTGGGTTTTGGAAAGTCCAATTCCTCAATGATTTCACAGCTAGCTGCATCCAGAAGAGTAAAAAAGATGTTTGCACATTGTTTAGATGGCGTGAATGGTGGAGGCATCTTTGCCATTGGCCATGTTGTTCAACCACAAGTGAATACAACACCTCTGGTGCCAAACCA GCCCCATTACAGTGTCAATATGACAGCAATTCAAGTAGGGCTTGATATTCTGAATCTTACCACTGATGTCCATATGATTAATGATAAGAAAGGGGCAATTATTGATAGTGGTACTACACTGGCATATCTTCCACAGGAGATTTATGTGCCACTAGTGAAACAG ATACTCTCCTGGCAGCCGGATTTGAACTTACAAATACTTCATGACCAGTACACTTGCTTTGACCATTCAGGAAG CCTTGATGACGATTTTCCCCCTGTCGTTTTCCACTTTGAAAATTCGCTTTTGCTGAAGGTTTATCCTCATGAATACCTATTTACTTTT GAAGATTTGACCTGTATTGGTTGGCAAAACAGTCGTGAGAAAAGTAATATTACGCTTTTGGGAG ACTTGGTTCTCTCAAATAAGCTGATCCTTTATGATCTTGAAAATCAAGCGATTGGATGGACTGAATATAACT GCTCTTCCACTATTAAACTGAAGGATGAGCTTACTGGATCAGTGCACCTGGTGGGGGCTCACTCTATATCTCACAGTAGCAGTCTCAGCGTGCGAGTTTTATTCTTCTTGCTGATGGCTCTGCTACACAGTTTGCTCTTTCCTCCGATATTATAG
- the LOC140827737 gene encoding aspartic proteinase 36 isoform X2, with protein sequence MDSRLHSILLFLAVVDFLASAYGGGVGGGGVGVIEVTYKFPGSDRSLSALRAHDVVRHLAILAGVDIPLGGTGRPDSIGLYYAKIGIGTPSKDYYVQVDTGSDITWVNCIQCHECPRRGYHGIELTLYNPNGSSTGKLVSCDNDFCKEIGGGSFSGCTKNASCFYTEVYGDGSYSMGYFVEDVVIYDRVSGDLQTTSANGSVIFGCGARQSGDLGSSDDALDGILGFGKSNSSMISQLAASRRVKKMFAHCLDGVNGGGIFAIGHVVQPQVNTTPLVPNQPHYSVNMTAIQVGLDILNLTTDVHMINDKKGAIIDSGTTLAYLPQEIYVPLVKQILSWQPDLNLQILHDQYTCFDHSGSLDDDFPPVVFHFENSLLLKVYPHEYLFTFEDLTCIGWQNSREKSNITLLGDLVLSNKLILYDLENQAIGWTEYNCKY encoded by the exons ATGGATTCGCGCCTCCACTCGATACTTCTCTTTCTGGCAGTCGTCGATTTCCTCGCGTCTGCATACGGAGGCGGCGTTGGTGGCGGTGGAGTGGGGGTGATTGAAGTGACTTACAAATTTCCCGGCTCTGATCGGAGCCTCAGTGCCCTAAGAGCACACGACGTCGTTCGCCACCTCGCAATTCTAGCCGGCGTTGATATTCCGCTTGGAGGAACCGGCCGTCCCGACTCCATTGG GCTTTACTACGCTAAAATAGGGATAGGAACGCCTTCAAAGGATTATTATGTTCAAGTTGATACTGGAAGTGATATAACATGGGTTAATTGCATTCAGTGCCACGAGTGCCCCCGAAGAGGCTACCATGGC ATAGAACTTACCCTTTACAATCCCAATGGCTCTTCGACTGGGAAACTGGTATCATGTGATAATGATTTTTGTAAAGAGATAGGAGGAGGTTCCTTCTCTGGTTGCACTAAAAATGCGTCATGTTTCTATACCGAGGTTTATGGAGACGGAAGTTATAGTATGGGATACTTTGTAGAGGATGTTGTCATTTATGATCGAGTCTCTGGCGATCTACAAACAACGTCAGCAAATGGGAGTGTTATTTTTGG ATGTGGTGCTAGACAATCTGGGGATCTAGGATCTTCAGATGATGCACTTGATGGGATATTGGGTTTTGGAAAGTCCAATTCCTCAATGATTTCACAGCTAGCTGCATCCAGAAGAGTAAAAAAGATGTTTGCACATTGTTTAGATGGCGTGAATGGTGGAGGCATCTTTGCCATTGGCCATGTTGTTCAACCACAAGTGAATACAACACCTCTGGTGCCAAACCA GCCCCATTACAGTGTCAATATGACAGCAATTCAAGTAGGGCTTGATATTCTGAATCTTACCACTGATGTCCATATGATTAATGATAAGAAAGGGGCAATTATTGATAGTGGTACTACACTGGCATATCTTCCACAGGAGATTTATGTGCCACTAGTGAAACAG ATACTCTCCTGGCAGCCGGATTTGAACTTACAAATACTTCATGACCAGTACACTTGCTTTGACCATTCAGGAAG CCTTGATGACGATTTTCCCCCTGTCGTTTTCCACTTTGAAAATTCGCTTTTGCTGAAGGTTTATCCTCATGAATACCTATTTACTTTT GAAGATTTGACCTGTATTGGTTGGCAAAACAGTCGTGAGAAAAGTAATATTACGCTTTTGGGAG ACTTGGTTCTCTCAAATAAGCTGATCCTTTATGATCTTGAAAATCAAGCGATTGGATGGACTGAATATAACTGTAAGTATTGA